A stretch of the Lolium perenne isolate Kyuss_39 chromosome 3, Kyuss_2.0, whole genome shotgun sequence genome encodes the following:
- the LOC127340856 gene encoding probable L-type lectin-domain containing receptor kinase S.7 — MSPTSILLLLHLYATCCFLFSYNVVAQSAASAFSFSFDFSNGSIYRSDDLLFEGNASLNGKLVDLTCNTEGESRQGCQGRMSYNHPVPFYDTRTREVASFSTRFNFVIKGFNQSIAADGMAFFLSSFPSVLPLDAGGSTLGLHGGDGMNAKGADRIIAVEFDKFRNYFDPSSDHIAIDINTVKASANTTTLPNGSLRGAMTAAITFNSTTRMLLATLQFDDNPSLGPVQVSTELPDPVTDLLPSEVAVGFSAATGRYFELHRIISWSFNSTLPFKQQENRKQLIIGGGPVSIIVLVGIFLVWYILSYFRWCRTRDSFSSGTTVKRFEYSDLCDATSRFSKESVLGEGAFGTVYKGRYTDDNGNTQDVAVKKKKKTTVEIEDFLAELRIISETRHMNLVELKGWCCSRNIWDLFDFMCWCRKQKVNLFLVYELVPNGTLEDHLHHREEILPWEKRYQIVKGIGSALRYLHHECNISILHRDIKPGNILLDLDFTAKLADFGLSRIFASKNDTTLVTTAIGTVGYIDPECMKNGDVKFQRKSDVYSFGIVLLEIACRKTREEVLERYRSKAESRMVEAADEKLNGAFDETQMERVIVLGLKCSDPQGKQRPFMLDAMKFLEDGIELPAITEIQ; from the exons ATGTCTCCGACaagcatcctcctcctcctccacctttaCGCCACCTGCTGCTTCCTCTTTTCCTACAATGTTGTAGCGCAATCCGCTGCCTCCGCCTTCTCCTTCAGCTTCGACTTCTCCAACGGATCCATCTACCGCTCAGATGACCTCCTGTTTGAGGGCAACGCCAGCCTCAACGGTAAGCTAGTCGACCTCACATGTAACACAGAGGGTGAGTCCAGGCAAGGTTGCCAGGGGCGGATGTCCTACAATCACCCGGTGCCCTTCTACGACACCCGCACCCGTGAGGTGGCGAGCTTTTCCACACGTTTCAACTTCGTGATTAAGGGCTTCAATCAGTCCATTGCAGCCGATGGCATGGCTTTCTTTCTCTCCAGTTTTCCATCCGTGTTGCCGCTGGACGCTGGCGGGAGCACCCTCGGCCTCCATGGTGGAGACGGGATGAACGCCAAGGGCGCTGACCGGATCATCGCCGTCGAGTTCGACAAATTCAGAAACTACTTTGACCCCTCATCCGATCACATAGCCATCGACATCAACACTGTTAAAGCCTCCGCCAACACTACAACCTTGCCCAACGGCAGTCTCAGAGGCGCCATGACGGCGGCCATCACTTTCAACAGCACCACTCGCATGCTACTGGCCACTCTTCAGTTTGATGACAATCCTTCTCTTGGCCCCGTGCAAGTCAGTACGGAGTTACCCGATCCCGTCACAGATTTGCTCCCGTCTGAGGTGGCGGTGGGGTTTTCTGCGGCCACCGGAAGATACTTCGAGCTTCATCGGATTATCTCCTGGTCCTTTAACTCAACACTTCCTTTCAAACAACAAG AAAATCGGAAACAGCTGATTATTGGCGGAGGCCCTGTGTCCATCATAGTCTTGGTTGGGATTTTCCTGGTTTGGTACATTCTGTCATATTTCAGGTGGTGCCGCACACGCGATTCCTTCTCGTCGGGAACAACCGTTAAGAGATTTGAGTACAGCGATTTGTGCGACGCGACAAGCAGATTCTCCAAGGAAAGCGTACTTGGAGAGGGTGCCTTTGGCACAGTATATAAGGGAAGGTATACAGACGACAACGGCAATACTCAAGACGTGGCTgtgaagaaaaaaaagaagacTACAGTTGAAATTGAGGATTTCCTGGCCGAGCTGAGGATAATTAGTGAAACGAGGCACATGAATCTAGTCGAGCTGAAAGGGTGGTGCTGTAGCAGAAACATATGGGACTTGTTTGATTTTATGTGTTGGTGTAGGAAACAAAAGGTTAACCTCTTTCTTGTCTATGAATTGGTGCCGAATGGTACCCTTGAGGACCACCTACACCACAGGGAGGAAATTCTACCATGGGAAAAGAG GTATCAaattgtaaagggcataggatctGCACTTCGTTATCTTCACCATGAATGCAATATATCCATCCTGCACAGAGATATCAAGCCAGGCAACATACTGCTGGATTTAGATTTCACTGCCAAGCTCGCTGACTTTGGGCTATCCAGGATCTTCGCCAGCAAAAATGATACAACACTGGTTACAACTGCAATAGGGACAGTGGGATACATTGATCCGGAGTGCATGAAAAATGGGGATGTCAAGTTCCAGCGTAAGTCCGACGTCTACAGCTTTGGAATTGTTCTGCTAGAGATTGCATGTAGAAAGACAAGGGAGGAAGTCTTGGAGCGTTACAGAAGCAAGGCTGAATCCCGTATGGTGGAGGCCGCTGACGAGAAACTAAATGGTGCCTTCGACGAGACGCAGATGGAGCGTGTAATTGTGTTGGGCCTCAAGTGCTCTGACCCACAGGGGAAACAACGTCCTTTCATGCTGGATGCAATGAAATTTCTGGAGGACGGCATAGAGTTGCCTGCAATAACAGAAATACAGTGA
- the LOC127340855 gene encoding fruit protein pKIWI502, giving the protein MLLRPPPRSLLRPHLLRALSNAAAAAALASPTPPPAPPLPAEWTEAPVSAVRAATSDASLFHVSLDLASHGPLFASHVAAGQFLPFRLPAAPYPIFLAISSPPPASSSARGSFEFLVKRLPGTPSATLCDLRPGDLVRVGGSVVGRGFEVARIGGAREVLVFATGSGISPIRSLIESGFGENEKVDVSLFYGARNLQRMAYQERFSDWESRGIKIIPVLSRPDDQWTGQRGYVQNAFSRTKKVVNPSSMGAILCGHKQMTEEITRALIADGMSKDTILTNI; this is encoded by the exons ATGCTCCTCCGACCGCCGCCGCGCAGCCTCCTCCGCCCGCACCTCCTTCGCGCCCTCTCcaacgccgccgccgcggcggcgCTCGCGTCTCCGACCCCGCCCCCGGCACCCCCCTTGCCGGCCGAGTGGACGGAGGCGCCCGTCTCCGCGGTCCGCGCCGCCACCTCCGATGCCTCCCTCTTCCACGTCTCGCTCGACCTCGCCTCCCACGGGCCCCTCTTCGCCTCCCACGTCGCCGCCGGCCAGTTCCTCCCCTTCCGGCTCCCCGCCGCGCCCTACCCCATCTTCCTCGCCATCTCCTCCCCTCCCCCGGCCTCATCCTCCGCGCGAGGGTCGTTCGAGTTCCTCGTCAAGCGCCTCCCCGGCACCCCCTCCGCGACCCTCTGCGACCTCCGCCCCGGCGACCTCGTCCGCGTCGGCGGCAGCGTCGTCGGCCGCGGGTTCGAGGTCGCAAGGATCGGCGGTGCCCGCGAGGTGCTCGTCTTCGCCACCGGATCCGGGATCAG TCCAATCCGATCGCTCATTGAGTCAGGTTTTGGCGAAAATGAGAAGGTTGATGTAAGCCTCTTTTATGGGGCTAGAAACCTTCAGAGGATGGCATATCAA GAGAGGTTCAGTGACTGGGAGTCCAGAGGGATAAAAATTATACCTGTTCTCTCTAGACCAGACGATCAGTGGACTGGTCAGAGAGGCTATGTTCAG AATGCTTTTTCAAGGACGAAGAAGGTTGTAAATCCATCCTCGATGGGAGCGATTTTGTGTGGACATAAACAGATGACTGAG GAAATTACTAGGGCTCTTATTGCTGATGGTATGTCGAAAGATACAATCTTAACAAACATCTGA